The following are encoded together in the Candidatus Hydrogenedentota bacterium genome:
- a CDS encoding CPBP family intramembrane metalloprotease, whose protein sequence is MSVLAAAFLVLLSLHVAYSVYRNRRRAGITDPVHPELYPVCFSSPPFVVTCLSALKPHTPGRVLAGYLQLGLFALACVIGVEHGIFSRRLVSPLDIGMGVLIGHLVFGASLLITQASVREAALHLVDLHPLWSFIVENPAVLMQYIAISVAEEMMYRVSAQPALVALTGSPWMAVVVVAIAFCIVHEHFFKNPPGQSAEFFLFAVLLGALYYWTGSLILVIVVHAVRNIEIAFLEEWAHAEACGGEGLAEIEREYRAGHRAAVLLAGAGLRGVACFEYVRTIPGPARAMEQS, encoded by the coding sequence GTGAGCGTCCTTGCCGCGGCCTTTCTCGTGCTCTTGTCGCTGCATGTCGCGTATTCCGTGTACCGCAACCGGCGGCGCGCCGGCATCACCGACCCCGTCCATCCGGAATTGTACCCGGTCTGTTTTTCGTCCCCCCCATTTGTCGTGACCTGTCTGTCGGCGCTGAAACCGCATACCCCCGGCCGGGTTCTGGCCGGGTATCTTCAACTGGGTCTTTTTGCCCTCGCCTGTGTGATCGGGGTGGAACACGGCATTTTCAGCCGGCGACTGGTTTCGCCGTTGGACATCGGCATGGGGGTGCTGATAGGCCATTTGGTTTTCGGCGCAAGTCTTCTGATTACACAGGCGTCGGTGCGCGAGGCCGCGCTGCACCTGGTTGATCTTCATCCGCTATGGTCTTTTATCGTCGAAAATCCCGCGGTCCTGATGCAGTACATCGCCATCAGCGTCGCCGAGGAAATGATGTACCGGGTCAGCGCGCAGCCGGCGCTTGTCGCCCTGACGGGTTCACCGTGGATGGCCGTTGTGGTTGTGGCGATCGCTTTTTGCATCGTTCACGAGCACTTTTTCAAAAATCCGCCGGGACAATCGGCGGAATTTTTTCTGTTCGCCGTCCTGTTGGGCGCATTGTATTATTGGACGGGCAGCCTCATCCTCGTCATCGTGGTGCATGCGGTCCGCAACATCGAAATAGCCTTTTTGGAGGAATGGGCGCATGCGGAAGCCTGCGGCGGCGAGGGACTGGCTGAAATCGAGCGTGAGTACCGGGCTGGCCATCGTGCGGCGGTGCTGCTGGCGGGCGCCGGCCTGCGCGGAGTCGCATGTTTTGAATACGTCCGGACGATTCCCGGTCCGGCCCGCGCCATGGAGCAATCATGA
- a CDS encoding ABC transporter ATP-binding protein, translating into MTQPYLVEIDHVDKTFYTHHFFQNDPETGRRVLHKKQSVHAARGIAFGIKPGEIFGLLGPNGAGKTTTVKMVSGLVRPDKGRVFVDGMDVERKRLQILKKVGVVLEGTRTSIWPLTPMENLIYYGNLKNVKGHVLRARAAELLQFIGLKEKMNIQVRQLSRGEKQKLAICIALIADPPVILLDEPTTGLDVQSSRNIKDKIFEMTRTQGKCVLVTTHDMHVAQEICDRIGIINHGELVACKPTAELLDYFSDQVFEFRVDRAPESGALDAIPQVRGVSVETNGDDPLIVVSVDAEIEARSEALYATMRRLQELGLRLRSVSQRQQTLENVFLRLTRAPEKKELGVRS; encoded by the coding sequence ATGACACAACCGTATTTGGTCGAGATCGATCACGTTGACAAGACGTTCTATACGCATCATTTTTTTCAGAACGATCCGGAAACGGGCCGCCGCGTGCTGCACAAGAAACAGTCCGTGCATGCCGCCCGCGGCATCGCTTTTGGCATCAAGCCCGGCGAAATCTTCGGCCTGCTTGGCCCCAACGGGGCGGGCAAGACGACCACCGTGAAAATGGTATCCGGGCTGGTCCGGCCCGACAAGGGCCGCGTGTTCGTGGACGGGATGGATGTCGAGCGCAAACGCCTGCAAATCCTCAAAAAAGTGGGAGTGGTGCTCGAGGGCACGCGCACGAGCATCTGGCCGCTGACGCCGATGGAAAATCTCATCTACTACGGCAATCTCAAGAACGTCAAGGGGCACGTGTTGCGCGCGCGCGCGGCGGAATTGCTGCAATTCATCGGCCTCAAGGAAAAAATGAACATTCAGGTCCGGCAACTGTCGCGCGGGGAAAAGCAGAAACTGGCCATTTGCATCGCGCTCATCGCGGATCCGCCGGTCATTCTGCTCGACGAACCCACGACGGGGCTCGACGTTCAGAGCAGCCGAAACATCAAGGACAAGATCTTCGAGATGACGCGCACGCAGGGCAAGTGCGTCCTGGTGACCACGCACGACATGCACGTCGCGCAGGAGATTTGCGATCGCATCGGTATTATCAATCACGGCGAGCTGGTCGCCTGCAAACCGACGGCGGAACTTCTCGATTATTTTTCGGACCAGGTATTCGAATTTCGCGTGGACCGCGCACCGGAGTCCGGGGCGCTCGACGCCATCCCCCAAGTCCGGGGCGTGTCTGTTGAAACAAACGGCGACGACCCGTTGATTGTGGTGTCGGTGGATGCGGAGATCGAAGCGCGATCGGAGGCCCTGTACGCCACAATGCGACGCCTTCAGGAACTGGGACTGCGTCTTCGATCCGTGTCGCAACGCCAGCAGACCCTTGAGAACGTCTTCCTGCGTCTGACGCGGGCGCCGGAGAAGAAGGAGTTAGGAGTTAGGAGTTAG
- a CDS encoding SPASM domain-containing protein, with translation MRPIPLLHRFEYGGKHFALDPETCFCFECDAISWDVLGLYPESSVNAVFHALEDRYDRRELSEVIGELEWLRATKSILTPPKAADVLKAFEVERGLKRLVVFLGDAPPEDTARRAWFGRGTAAAPADLRERAREAVALLLNRSGAQKDLELEFRVRGSLRHPELIGALCAQAIKMARLAGKKFAASVRMDGFSPAKTPKTLEGHAFGVRMRFEDTDAASLARELAQVPGAALGRIAKLIQPSTEGVSGQFIVRPNHPEFGNVVKELDEAGFRHIELDLDAMYAANPAIDPAAVVAGLGQCADYYVQRLMQHRYFRLDPIAWLFHRIYTGTPVSRCDPAGTNELAVDADGGIYPCAGLAGIGEFRLGSLDDGTMDEDAVKRFDDVGSLTTAPCIRCWARRLCGGGSVVVHHALTGSYRRPHEPWCDAQRAWMGAAIAIFQQLVAAGVHFDRIYGGLGKQEKPSLFTMARAALTMTIGVRPIAEADAPLLTRWENWNESAYFLFNESGVMLGTQYDREMDSLHPNPLEQEWVLVRKNGEAFGLLKIRPERLPGAATAWLYMHDEKDYASESIRKGFRALLKETAGRQVLRRVLLPVSARERGLRAFLEATGFASAGILREALYLHGAYEPVEVFMLSLEA, from the coding sequence ATGCGGCCTATTCCCCTTCTGCACCGATTCGAATACGGCGGGAAACATTTTGCCCTCGATCCGGAGACGTGTTTCTGTTTCGAGTGTGACGCGATTTCGTGGGATGTGCTTGGCCTTTATCCCGAATCGAGCGTAAACGCGGTGTTCCACGCGCTGGAGGACCGGTATGACCGCAGGGAATTGTCGGAGGTCATCGGGGAACTGGAGTGGCTTCGCGCCACGAAATCCATCCTTACGCCGCCCAAGGCGGCGGACGTGCTCAAGGCGTTTGAGGTGGAGCGTGGCCTGAAACGCTTGGTGGTGTTTTTGGGGGACGCGCCGCCCGAAGACACCGCGCGCCGCGCGTGGTTCGGACGCGGCACGGCCGCCGCGCCGGCGGACCTGCGGGAACGCGCCCGTGAAGCGGTCGCTCTTTTGTTGAATCGTTCCGGGGCGCAGAAAGATCTCGAACTGGAATTTCGCGTGCGCGGATCGCTACGCCATCCCGAACTGATCGGGGCACTTTGCGCGCAGGCGATCAAGATGGCCCGGCTGGCGGGCAAGAAATTTGCAGCATCGGTCCGCATGGACGGTTTTTCGCCCGCCAAGACGCCGAAAACGCTTGAAGGGCACGCCTTTGGCGTTCGGATGCGATTCGAGGATACGGACGCCGCCTCGTTGGCGCGTGAGCTGGCGCAGGTTCCCGGTGCGGCGCTGGGCCGCATCGCGAAATTGATCCAGCCGTCCACCGAAGGGGTAAGCGGCCAGTTCATTGTCCGCCCGAACCACCCGGAATTCGGGAACGTGGTGAAAGAACTCGATGAGGCCGGATTTCGTCATATCGAACTGGATCTCGACGCGATGTATGCGGCGAATCCGGCGATTGATCCGGCGGCCGTCGTCGCGGGACTTGGGCAGTGCGCCGATTATTACGTCCAGCGTCTGATGCAGCATCGCTATTTTCGCCTGGATCCGATAGCCTGGCTGTTCCACCGGATCTACACGGGAACGCCCGTCAGCCGCTGCGACCCGGCCGGCACGAACGAACTGGCCGTGGACGCGGATGGCGGCATCTATCCCTGCGCGGGGCTGGCGGGCATCGGCGAATTCCGGCTGGGTTCCCTGGACGACGGCACAATGGACGAGGATGCCGTCAAGCGTTTCGACGATGTCGGATCATTGACCACCGCGCCCTGCATTCGCTGCTGGGCCCGGCGGTTGTGCGGCGGCGGAAGCGTTGTCGTGCATCACGCGCTGACGGGATCGTATCGCCGTCCGCATGAACCCTGGTGCGACGCGCAACGCGCATGGATGGGCGCCGCCATTGCCATCTTCCAGCAACTTGTGGCGGCGGGCGTTCATTTCGACCGAATTTACGGCGGCCTCGGAAAACAGGAAAAACCGTCGCTGTTCACCATGGCGCGCGCGGCGTTGACCATGACCATCGGCGTGCGGCCCATCGCGGAAGCAGACGCGCCCCTGCTGACCCGCTGGGAAAACTGGAACGAATCGGCGTATTTTCTGTTCAATGAGAGCGGGGTAATGCTCGGCACGCAGTATGACCGCGAAATGGACTCGCTGCACCCCAATCCCCTCGAACAGGAATGGGTGCTTGTCCGCAAGAACGGCGAAGCGTTCGGCCTGTTGAAAATCCGGCCCGAGCGCCTGCCCGGCGCCGCCACGGCGTGGCTGTACATGCACGACGAAAAGGATTACGCCTCCGAAAGCATCCGCAAAGGGTTCCGCGCATTGCTCAAGGAAACCGCGGGCCGGCAGGTTCTGCGCCGCGTACTGCTGCCCGTGTCCGCGCGCGAACGGGGATTGCGCGCGTTTCTCGAGGCGACCGGCTTTGCTTCCGCCGGCATATTGCGGGAGGCCCTTTACCTGCACGGCGCGTATGAACCCGTCGAGGTTTTCATGCTATCACTCGAGGCGTGA
- a CDS encoding ferritin-like domain-containing protein, protein MHEKSITLLNQAIADELSAVHQYMYFHFRCDDQGLDLLANLFRRTAIEEMLHIERLAERALFLKGEVELHASAEVKKIRDVREMLMTATKMEEEAILAYNRFANECSANADSMSKKLFEDLVMDEERHYDQFDTELGNLGQYGESYLALQSIERSKTIAAALGPTAPPA, encoded by the coding sequence ATGCATGAGAAGAGCATTACGTTATTGAATCAAGCGATTGCCGACGAACTAAGCGCCGTTCACCAGTACATGTACTTCCATTTCCGCTGCGACGACCAAGGACTGGACCTGTTGGCAAATCTTTTCCGACGTACCGCCATTGAGGAAATGCTGCACATCGAGCGCCTCGCGGAACGCGCGCTGTTTCTCAAGGGCGAGGTCGAATTGCACGCTTCGGCTGAGGTCAAGAAAATCAGGGACGTGCGAGAGATGCTGATGACGGCGACCAAGATGGAAGAAGAAGCGATCTTGGCATACAACCGTTTCGCCAATGAGTGCTCTGCGAACGCGGACTCGATGTCCAAGAAACTTTTCGAAGATCTAGTGATGGACGAGGAACGACACTACGACCAGTTCGACACGGAACTGGGCAATCTCGGCCAATACGGAGAAAGCTACCTCGCGCTTCAATCCATCGAACGCAGCAAGACGATTGCCGCCGCCCTGGGGCCGACGGCGCCGCCTGCCTGA
- the katG gene encoding catalase/peroxidase HPI yields the protein MSNDSKCPITGKTRTTGSGTTNQDWWPNQLNLDVLHQRSAKSNPMGEEFNYAEEFKSLDLEAVKKDLRELMTKSQDWWPADFGHYGPLFIRMAWHSAGTYRVSDGRGGGGNGSQRFAPLNSWPDNANLDKARRLIWPIKQKYGRKISWADLMILAGNVALESMGFKTFGFAGGREDIWEPEKDIYWGSEGKWLEDKRHSDDRTLENPLAAVQMGLIYVNPEGPNGNPDPVAAAHDIRQTFARMGMNDVETVALIAGGHTFGKCHGAGDVKHVGPEPEAAGIEEQGLGWKNSFGTGKGADTITSGLEVTWTTTPTKWSSNFFWNLFGYEWELTKSPAGAHQWTPKGGAGAGTVPDAHDSSKRHAPAMLTTDLALRFDPAYEKISRRFMENPDEFADAFARAWFKLTHRDMGPRARYLGPEVPAEELIWQDPIPAVNHPLMDAADIASLKDKILASGLSVSEMVSTAWASASTFRGSDKRGGANGARIRLAPQKDWEVNQPAQLAKVLRTLEGIQGAFNSAQSDGKKVSLADLIVLAGCVGVERAAKNAGCAVEIPFTPGRMDASQEQTDAASFAVLEPKADGFRNYQKARYAVPAEELLVDKAQLLTLTAPEMTVLVGGMRVLKTNVGGSPHGVFTKRPESLTNDFFVNLLDMRTVWKATAEDHGVFEGRDRTTGAVKWTATRVDLIFGSNSQLRALAEVYACEDSQEKFVQDFVAAWNKVMNLDRFDLV from the coding sequence ATGAGTAACGACAGCAAGTGCCCGATAACTGGCAAGACGCGTACGACCGGTAGCGGCACAACGAACCAGGACTGGTGGCCGAACCAGTTGAACCTGGATGTTCTGCACCAGCGTTCCGCCAAGTCCAATCCCATGGGTGAGGAATTCAATTATGCGGAAGAGTTCAAGAGCCTTGACCTGGAGGCCGTAAAGAAGGATCTCCGCGAACTGATGACGAAGTCGCAGGACTGGTGGCCGGCGGACTTTGGGCATTATGGTCCATTGTTTATCCGTATGGCCTGGCACAGTGCGGGCACCTACCGAGTCAGCGACGGGCGCGGCGGCGGGGGTAACGGGAGCCAGCGTTTTGCGCCCCTGAATAGTTGGCCCGACAATGCGAATCTGGACAAGGCGCGCCGACTGATCTGGCCAATCAAGCAGAAATACGGCCGTAAGATTTCCTGGGCCGATTTGATGATCCTTGCTGGTAATGTCGCCTTGGAATCAATGGGCTTCAAAACCTTCGGATTTGCGGGCGGGCGTGAAGACATCTGGGAACCGGAAAAGGACATCTACTGGGGTTCCGAAGGAAAGTGGCTGGAAGACAAGCGCCACTCGGACGACCGGACGCTTGAGAATCCGCTGGCAGCCGTGCAGATGGGCCTGATTTACGTCAATCCGGAAGGCCCGAACGGCAACCCGGACCCGGTCGCGGCAGCGCATGATATCCGGCAGACCTTCGCCCGAATGGGGATGAACGACGTGGAAACGGTGGCCCTCATCGCGGGCGGTCACACCTTTGGCAAGTGCCACGGCGCCGGTGACGTAAAACATGTAGGGCCGGAACCCGAAGCGGCGGGTATCGAGGAACAGGGTCTCGGCTGGAAAAACAGCTTTGGCACGGGTAAAGGCGCCGATACGATCACCAGCGGCCTTGAGGTCACCTGGACCACCACGCCCACGAAGTGGAGCAGTAACTTCTTCTGGAACCTGTTCGGCTATGAATGGGAATTGACGAAGAGTCCGGCTGGCGCCCACCAGTGGACACCAAAAGGCGGTGCAGGCGCCGGTACCGTTCCAGATGCCCATGATTCGTCCAAACGTCACGCACCCGCCATGTTGACCACGGACCTCGCATTGCGCTTTGATCCGGCCTATGAGAAAATCTCCCGGCGATTTATGGAAAACCCCGATGAGTTCGCCGACGCATTCGCGCGGGCATGGTTCAAGTTGACGCACCGCGACATGGGCCCGCGTGCACGATATCTTGGCCCCGAGGTCCCGGCGGAAGAATTGATTTGGCAAGATCCCATCCCTGCCGTCAATCACCCGCTGATGGATGCGGCGGATATCGCCTCCCTCAAGGACAAGATCCTGGCTTCGGGCCTCTCCGTATCGGAGATGGTTTCGACCGCATGGGCGTCGGCTTCCACTTTCCGCGGCTCCGATAAGCGAGGCGGCGCCAATGGCGCCCGCATTCGGCTGGCGCCGCAAAAGGACTGGGAAGTCAACCAGCCTGCCCAGCTTGCGAAGGTGCTCAGGACTTTGGAAGGCATCCAGGGTGCATTCAACAGCGCGCAGTCCGATGGCAAGAAGGTATCGCTGGCCGATCTGATCGTTCTCGCTGGCTGTGTGGGCGTCGAGCGGGCAGCCAAGAACGCGGGGTGTGCCGTGGAAATTCCCTTCACGCCGGGACGCATGGATGCATCCCAAGAGCAAACCGATGCGGCCTCTTTCGCCGTGCTCGAACCAAAAGCGGATGGCTTCCGCAACTACCAAAAAGCCCGCTATGCCGTGCCGGCCGAGGAACTGCTCGTTGACAAGGCGCAATTGCTGACCCTGACCGCACCCGAAATGACGGTGCTCGTGGGCGGCATGCGCGTCCTGAAGACTAACGTTGGAGGTTCTCCGCACGGTGTTTTCACCAAGCGGCCGGAATCGCTGACCAATGACTTCTTCGTGAATCTGCTCGACATGCGTACGGTGTGGAAGGCAACCGCGGAAGACCATGGCGTGTTCGAGGGTCGGGACCGCACAACGGGTGCGGTCAAATGGACCGCTACGCGTGTCGATCTAATCTTCGGTTCGAATTCCCAACTCCGGGCGTTGGCCGAAGTATATGCATGCGAGGATTCTCAGGAAAAATTTGTGCAGGATTTCGTGGCGGCATGGAACAAGGTCATGAACCTCGACCGTTTCGACCTCGTGTGA
- a CDS encoding transcriptional repressor produces the protein MRTFEETCKRLGLKVTHQRMEIFQAVASTEEHPDARVVYRRVKKRIPAISLDTVYRNLKLLAEHGLISILGMSRENLRFDGNMAPHHHFSCMKCGRISDFVSEKVAGLEFPSEAKAFGTPLSLHVEVKGICVACRKKIKRK, from the coding sequence ATGCGAACATTCGAGGAAACATGCAAACGACTGGGGCTGAAAGTCACCCATCAGCGAATGGAGATATTTCAAGCGGTGGCATCGACCGAAGAGCATCCCGACGCCCGGGTCGTCTATCGTCGTGTGAAGAAACGGATTCCCGCCATCTCGCTGGATACGGTGTACCGCAACCTCAAACTGCTTGCGGAACACGGACTGATTTCCATCCTGGGCATGAGCCGGGAAAACCTTCGTTTCGATGGCAACATGGCGCCGCACCATCATTTTTCTTGCATGAAGTGCGGCAGGATTTCCGACTTTGTGTCGGAGAAAGTCGCTGGATTGGAATTTCCTTCGGAAGCCAAAGCGTTCGGTACGCCCTTGTCGCTTCACGTGGAGGTGAAGGGAATATGCGTCGCTTGCCGGAAGAAGATAAAGCGGAAGTAG
- a CDS encoding neutral/alkaline non-lysosomal ceramidase N-terminal domain-containing protein: MRILKKIALGLAVLALIAAAGVVLMVGPWPLYSDSRYQQSGYFKKALAAIDAAAEETHQGNAAGPLQAGWAEREITPPIGHPMAGYGTRPNNKRSTGVLEPLYVRVLALNDGTNTVVLVGSDMLQTLPNLLALVEARISKTVSLTNRNVMYTSSHTHSGPGGLAPGLAAKESYGEYHPEYLTFLADRFAESIEEAVKTMAPARLAHGSVDVPEYIRNRTRKGPVDSTLNIAVAEKIEGGQRLYVARYSAHGTAYGEEMLQLNNDWAGAFQRAVKEKTGSALLYMGGAVGSMCPNPPGPPLPKPWTPELEKAFENDIESEMVKQGKKTLEELLRDQQARVEAMGTAMADRLIAAAKDLRIEERADVVSVECFYTPPPAQVRMFSPKWRLSPFAFNLLGVPTTGRLQAARIGSMFLIGMPYDLSGEISMAWQQWAREHGADLWVTSFSGAYLGYLSPDKYYHEIGEDLHYNQNYEIGQMNWFGPNQEAYATDLFHYVFERMANLEHKATAL; encoded by the coding sequence ATGCGGATATTGAAGAAGATTGCGCTGGGCTTGGCGGTGTTGGCGTTGATAGCCGCGGCGGGCGTTGTTCTGATGGTGGGGCCGTGGCCGCTGTACTCGGATTCCCGTTATCAACAGTCCGGGTATTTCAAGAAGGCTCTGGCGGCCATTGACGCCGCGGCGGAAGAGACGCATCAGGGAAACGCCGCGGGGCCGTTGCAGGCGGGTTGGGCGGAACGGGAAATCACGCCGCCCATCGGTCACCCCATGGCGGGTTACGGGACACGTCCCAACAATAAACGCTCGACAGGGGTGCTCGAACCGCTGTATGTTCGGGTTCTGGCGCTGAACGATGGGACGAACACGGTGGTGCTGGTGGGTTCGGACATGCTTCAGACCCTGCCGAACTTGCTGGCGCTGGTCGAGGCGCGGATCTCGAAGACGGTTTCCTTGACGAATCGCAATGTCATGTATACGAGCAGCCATACGCACAGCGGCCCGGGCGGGCTTGCGCCGGGGCTGGCGGCCAAGGAATCCTACGGAGAATATCATCCTGAATACCTCACGTTTCTGGCGGACCGATTCGCTGAATCTATTGAGGAAGCCGTGAAAACGATGGCCCCGGCGCGATTGGCCCACGGTTCGGTGGACGTGCCGGAGTATATCCGCAATCGGACACGCAAAGGCCCGGTGGACTCCACGTTGAACATCGCCGTTGCGGAGAAGATCGAGGGCGGGCAACGCCTATATGTCGCGCGCTATTCCGCACACGGCACCGCTTACGGCGAGGAAATGCTGCAACTGAACAACGACTGGGCCGGCGCTTTTCAACGCGCAGTCAAGGAAAAGACCGGCTCCGCGCTGCTCTACATGGGCGGCGCGGTGGGATCGATGTGCCCGAATCCGCCGGGACCTCCCCTGCCAAAACCCTGGACGCCGGAGTTGGAGAAGGCCTTCGAGAACGACATCGAAAGCGAGATGGTCAAACAGGGCAAGAAGACGTTGGAGGAACTCCTTCGAGATCAACAGGCGCGAGTCGAGGCCATGGGCACGGCGATGGCCGATCGCTTGATTGCCGCCGCGAAAGACCTCCGAATCGAAGAGCGTGCCGACGTGGTGTCGGTCGAATGCTTCTATACGCCGCCTCCCGCACAGGTCCGCATGTTCTCGCCGAAGTGGCGATTGTCCCCGTTCGCCTTCAATCTGCTGGGCGTGCCGACTACGGGCAGGCTTCAGGCTGCACGCATCGGATCGATGTTCCTGATTGGAATGCCCTACGACCTGAGCGGTGAAATAAGCATGGCCTGGCAACAATGGGCGCGCGAACACGGTGCGGATTTGTGGGTAACGAGTTTCTCCGGTGCGTATCTCGGTTATCTTTCCCCGGACAAGTACTACCACGAAATCGGTGAGGATCTTCATTACAATCAGAACTACGAGATCGGCCAAATGAACTGGTTCGGACCGAACCAGGAAGCCTATGCGACCGACCTGTTTCACTACGTGTTTGAACGCATGGCAAACCTGGAGCATAAGGCGACGGCACTATGA
- a CDS encoding ROK family protein → MKDAFRLVAPRFVPPLDEGFRPAVLANRAFLREVDESGAGVPLVLALERSDGSISRFDTRVFPEGHPRAEADLRYAERLVKFLLWQRGGWRVYVGGPKFIADFLAKDYAPGGAHEFDCHFMGEDVYEHTFEVKWCTPVEAPREKETTQPLGRHLDGYRIGFDLGASDRKVSAVVNGEAIYSEEVVWEPRKNSDPAYHYNEIMTALKTAAAKMPRVDAIGGSSAGVYINNRPMIASLFRGIPKDRFGEIRNMFLRIRDELGVPLEVVNDGEVTALAGSMSLEDNGVLGVALGSSEAGGYVTMDGNITGWLNELAFCPVDYSPDAPVDEWSGDRGVGALYFSQQCVFRLAPKAGIDIPKDLTDADKLKLVQDKLEAGHAGARDIWRSMGYYMGYGIAHYADFYELKHVLILGRCTSGSGGQIILDGANEVLRAEFPEIASKVNIQLPDEKSRRVGQSIAAASLPALQ, encoded by the coding sequence ATGAAGGATGCATTCAGACTTGTTGCGCCGCGTTTTGTGCCGCCGTTGGACGAGGGCTTTCGTCCGGCGGTATTGGCGAACCGGGCATTTCTGAGGGAAGTGGACGAATCGGGCGCGGGCGTGCCGCTCGTGCTGGCGTTGGAACGGTCCGATGGCTCGATATCGCGTTTCGACACACGGGTGTTTCCGGAAGGTCACCCGCGCGCGGAAGCGGATCTGCGCTATGCCGAACGGCTCGTGAAATTCCTATTGTGGCAGCGGGGCGGCTGGCGCGTGTATGTCGGCGGGCCGAAATTCATCGCCGATTTCCTCGCGAAAGACTACGCGCCGGGCGGTGCGCATGAGTTTGATTGCCATTTCATGGGCGAGGACGTGTACGAGCACACCTTCGAGGTGAAATGGTGCACGCCGGTCGAGGCCCCGCGCGAAAAGGAAACCACGCAACCGCTCGGGCGCCATTTGGACGGATACCGCATCGGTTTCGATTTGGGCGCGTCGGACCGCAAGGTGTCGGCGGTCGTGAACGGCGAGGCGATTTACAGCGAGGAGGTCGTCTGGGAGCCGCGCAAGAACAGCGATCCGGCCTACCACTACAATGAGATCATGACGGCCTTGAAGACGGCGGCGGCGAAGATGCCGCGCGTGGACGCAATCGGCGGCAGTTCGGCGGGCGTCTACATCAACAACCGCCCGATGATCGCGTCGCTGTTCCGCGGTATCCCGAAGGATCGTTTCGGCGAAATCCGGAACATGTTTCTACGGATACGTGACGAGTTGGGCGTGCCGCTCGAGGTGGTCAACGACGGCGAAGTGACGGCCCTGGCCGGTTCGATGTCGCTCGAGGACAACGGGGTGCTGGGCGTGGCGCTCGGTTCGAGCGAGGCCGGCGGATACGTGACGATGGATGGCAACATCACGGGCTGGCTCAACGAACTCGCGTTTTGCCCGGTGGATTACAGTCCCGACGCGCCCGTGGACGAATGGTCCGGCGATCGCGGCGTGGGCGCGTTGTACTTCTCACAGCAGTGCGTTTTCCGGCTTGCCCCCAAGGCCGGCATCGACATCCCGAAAGACCTGACGGACGCCGACAAACTGAAACTCGTGCAGGACAAACTCGAAGCCGGCCATGCCGGCGCGCGCGACATCTGGCGCAGCATGGGTTATTACATGGGCTACGGAATCGCGCACTATGCCGACTTCTACGAACTGAAACATGTGCTGATCCTGGGACGGTGCACCTCGGGCAGCGGCGGACAGATCATCCTCGATGGCGCGAACGAAGTGCTGCGCGCCGAATTTCCGGAGATTGCATCGAAGGTCAATATCCAGTTGCCAGACGAAAAAAGCCGCCGTGTCGGGCAATCTATCGCCGCGGCGAGCCTACCGGCGCTACAATGA
- a CDS encoding PIG-L family deacetylase, giving the protein MKFKLDTAELFIPDGLPEEEALARTTHMAVGAHQDDLEIMAYAGILACFQRPDQWFTGVVVTNGSGSPRDDVYKNYTDEDMRVVRRKEQKKAAVVGEYAAQALLDYGSGAIKDPASKAPVEDLAILLKTARPEIVYTHNLADKHDTHVGVAVKLIEAIRSLPADIRPKKLYGCEVWRDLDWMTDEDKVPFDCSGHENLQAALLGVFDSQVAGGKRYDLATMGRRKAHATYHASHGTDETTGLTFGMDLTPLIEDPSLDINVFVQTLIGRFMDEVKSRLAKLI; this is encoded by the coding sequence ATGAAGTTCAAGTTGGACACCGCGGAGTTGTTCATTCCGGATGGATTGCCGGAGGAGGAAGCCTTGGCGCGGACGACGCACATGGCGGTCGGCGCGCACCAAGACGACCTCGAAATCATGGCGTACGCGGGAATCCTCGCGTGTTTCCAGCGGCCGGACCAATGGTTCACGGGCGTGGTTGTAACCAACGGCAGCGGGTCGCCGCGCGACGATGTGTACAAGAACTATACGGACGAGGACATGCGCGTGGTGCGCCGCAAAGAGCAGAAGAAGGCCGCCGTTGTCGGCGAATATGCGGCACAGGCGCTGCTCGATTACGGCAGTGGCGCGATCAAGGATCCGGCAAGCAAGGCGCCCGTCGAAGACTTGGCGATCTTGCTGAAAACGGCGCGGCCGGAAATCGTCTATACGCACAATCTCGCCGACAAGCACGACACACACGTCGGCGTCGCCGTCAAATTGATTGAGGCGATCCGTTCGCTGCCCGCCGATATCCGCCCGAAGAAATTATATGGCTGCGAGGTCTGGCGCGACCTCGATTGGATGACCGACGAGGACAAGGTCCCGTTCGACTGTTCCGGACACGAGAACTTGCAGGCGGCCTTGCTAGGCGTGTTCGATTCGCAGGTGGCCGGCGGCAAACGGTACGACCTCGCCACGATGGGCCGGCGCAAGGCGCATGCGACCTACCATGCGTCGCACGGCACCGACGAAACGACCGGACTCACCTTCGGCATGGACCTGACGCCGTTGATCGAAGACCCTTCGCTGGACATCAACGTGTTCGTGCAGACGCTCATCGGCCGTTTCATGGATGAGGTCAAGAGCCGCCTTGCCAAACTGATATAG